The proteins below come from a single Candidatus Hydrogenedentota bacterium genomic window:
- a CDS encoding molybdopterin molybdotransferase MoeA gives MKKMVHPDEALEMVLAAAKPMAPARVPIENAAGLVLAEEVVADRPYPPFDRVMMDGYAVRLADAGKSVQVGGEVRAGGAGTVEVASGRAVRVMTGAPCPPGTETVVPVEEVEESGAEAMLPGGLEPGKHIAPMGSECGQGEVVARKGWEITPLVVANLAAYGYTGIGVISPPVCALVTTGDEIVQWGSAPAAHQIRNANAPMLAVQLRAAGVRKILRGHAGDSMGQLRAMMAHTGQADVVVISGGVSMGAYDMVPDALRGHGVEVHFHKVSQKPGKPLLFGSKDGRLYFGLPGNPLACHVCLHRYVVPAVRKMMGRPERACAVRGRLAAPLAKNGARTLFQLCSTEWDGRQWTVTPLAGRGSADIHAAARANSCVRLEPGAPQLACGAEVEAQMTAPAL, from the coding sequence ATGAAAAAAATGGTTCATCCTGACGAGGCGCTGGAAATGGTTCTAGCCGCCGCAAAACCAATGGCGCCCGCCCGCGTTCCCATTGAAAACGCAGCGGGGCTGGTTCTGGCCGAGGAGGTCGTCGCGGACCGCCCCTACCCCCCTTTCGACAGGGTGATGATGGACGGTTATGCCGTCCGCCTTGCGGATGCGGGCAAAAGTGTTCAGGTGGGCGGGGAGGTTCGGGCGGGCGGCGCCGGGACGGTTGAAGTGGCATCCGGCAGGGCTGTGCGTGTCATGACCGGCGCGCCGTGCCCGCCCGGAACGGAGACGGTGGTCCCCGTGGAGGAGGTGGAGGAATCCGGCGCGGAGGCCATGCTTCCCGGCGGCCTGGAGCCGGGAAAGCATATTGCGCCCATGGGAAGCGAGTGCGGACAGGGGGAGGTTGTCGCCCGGAAAGGCTGGGAGATCACCCCGCTGGTGGTCGCAAATCTCGCCGCATACGGGTACACGGGCATTGGCGTCATTTCCCCCCCCGTGTGCGCTTTGGTCACCACGGGGGATGAGATTGTCCAGTGGGGGAGCGCCCCGGCGGCCCATCAGATTCGCAACGCCAACGCCCCCATGCTGGCGGTCCAACTGCGGGCGGCGGGCGTGCGGAAAATACTGCGCGGACACGCCGGCGACAGCATGGGGCAGTTGCGGGCGATGATGGCCCACACCGGACAGGCCGATGTCGTGGTGATTTCGGGCGGCGTCTCCATGGGGGCCTACGACATGGTGCCGGACGCGCTTCGCGGGCATGGCGTGGAGGTCCATTTTCACAAGGTGTCCCAAAAACCGGGAAAGCCGCTCCTGTTCGGCTCGAAAGACGGACGCCTGTACTTCGGGCTTCCGGGCAACCCCCTGGCGTGCCATGTGTGCCTCCACCGTTACGTGGTTCCGGCGGTCAGGAAAATGATGGGCAGGCCGGAAAGGGCGTGCGCGGTGCGGGGAAGGCTTGCGGCCCCACTTGCGAAGAACGGGGCGCGGACGCTGTTCCAGCTTTGCAGCACGGAATGGGACGGACGGCAATGGACAGTCACGCCGCTGGCGGGACGGGGTTCGGCGGACATCCATGCCGCCGCCCGCGCCAATTCATGTGTGCGCCTGGAGCCCGGCGCCCCGCAGCTCGCCTGCGGGGCGGAGGTGGAGGCGCAAATGACCGCGCCCGCGTTGTAG
- the mobB gene encoding molybdopterin-guanine dinucleotide biosynthesis protein B, whose translation MGTGAEIQMEDAGSRLERLPVALVAGHSGSGKTTLIERLVPRLIAGGLRVAVVKHDAHGLNLDHPGKDSDRFFRAGAAVLAGGPGETFLRMPGTWDLEDAARRLLRSNDLVLVEGHKNTRGPLKIWLRGGGEDAPPPEAGDAVMCLDRNEPRVAIVHRFLLEWLARQWLRTPVRAGVLIGGKSSRMGSPKHLLRHGGKSWAARVAAAFAGHADSIVLLGAGDAPPELGECPRLPDVPGCAGPIAGMRAAMRWDPDASWIFAPCDMPLLTPETVAWMLARRKPGRWAVMPRQSRQEPAEPLFAWYDFRAAELMEKVLAPRELAGWSRSHTALIPGALGRALKNMNTPHDAEGLRGAQDGRNAPAAAAGGF comes from the coding sequence ATGGGAACAGGTGCTGAGATTCAGATGGAAGACGCCGGGAGCCGGCTGGAACGGCTCCCCGTGGCGCTTGTCGCAGGACACAGCGGCTCCGGCAAGACGACGCTCATCGAGCGGCTCGTGCCCCGGCTGATTGCCGGCGGGCTGAGGGTGGCCGTTGTCAAGCATGACGCGCACGGGCTGAACCTGGACCATCCGGGAAAGGACAGCGACCGGTTTTTCCGCGCGGGCGCGGCGGTGCTGGCCGGGGGACCGGGCGAGACCTTTCTCCGCATGCCGGGCACATGGGATTTGGAGGACGCCGCGCGCCGTCTGCTGCGGTCGAATGACCTGGTGCTTGTGGAGGGGCACAAAAACACGCGGGGACCCCTAAAAATCTGGCTGCGCGGCGGGGGAGAGGACGCGCCGCCGCCGGAGGCCGGGGACGCCGTGATGTGTCTTGACCGGAACGAGCCGCGCGTTGCGATTGTCCACCGTTTTCTTCTGGAGTGGCTGGCGCGCCAATGGCTGCGCACCCCCGTGCGGGCGGGCGTTCTCATCGGCGGGAAGTCCTCGCGGATGGGCTCGCCGAAGCATCTGCTCCGCCACGGGGGGAAAAGCTGGGCGGCGCGTGTGGCGGCGGCCTTCGCCGGACACGCCGACTCCATCGTCCTGCTTGGGGCGGGGGACGCCCCCCCAGAGTTGGGTGAGTGCCCGCGGCTGCCGGATGTGCCCGGGTGCGCGGGCCCCATTGCGGGCATGCGCGCGGCCATGCGCTGGGACCCGGACGCGTCATGGATATTCGCGCCCTGCGACATGCCCCTTCTCACACCGGAAACCGTCGCCTGGATGCTTGCTCGGCGGAAGCCCGGAAGATGGGCGGTGATGCCCCGCCAAAGCCGTCAGGAACCGGCCGAGCCGCTGTTTGCCTGGTACGACTTCCGCGCGGCGGAATTGATGGAAAAGGTGTTAGCCCCGAGGGAATTGGCCGGATGGTCCCGCTCCCACACCGCGCTGATCCCGGGCGCGTTGGGGCGGGCGCTGAAAAACATGAACACGCCGCATGACGCCGAAGGGCTCAGGGGCGCCCAGGACGGCCGCAACGCCCCGGCGGCGGCCGCGGGAGGTTTCTGA
- a CDS encoding DoxX family membrane protein produces MTRDNASGWEKVAVTFLRCAIGWHFLYEGVSKWASAGWTAKGFLANARGPLSGLYHWMASTEAVLAVVDRLNMYGLILIGLALFAGVAVRFAAVSGIALLALYYLAYPPFGGAHADGTEGALYLVNRNVVEALALAALLFIGERGYGLHGLAGIIRRRRAAGSGEAAGESRREALKHLAALPVLGVMGYGASRELQDTGVDGFSGATIKLEVPSIGSLAGTLPKGKIGNFEISRLVMGGNLIGGWAHSRDLIYVPALSLAYNTEKKIFETLMLAEQAGINTINIGWPSNPVLQKYKKTTGSKMTVISQVAPDMEKNDYFREINAAMDCGADILQIQGNWVDVLSRDNQLDVIAKMMDKIRGQGYVAGLGAHSVEGLIRCEEQGLVPDYYMKTLHHDRYWSAHPVENRTSYEVMGGNSPDHNKYHDNMFCAFPEKDVAFVERAKIPVMGFKVLAAGAIDPRDGFNWALQHGADFLCVGMFDFQVVNNVNTALDVLANLKDRKRPWYG; encoded by the coding sequence ATGACTCGTGACAACGCTTCCGGATGGGAAAAAGTGGCGGTAACCTTCCTGCGCTGCGCCATTGGCTGGCATTTTCTGTACGAGGGGGTGTCAAAGTGGGCATCCGCCGGCTGGACCGCCAAAGGCTTTCTCGCAAACGCCCGGGGGCCCCTGTCGGGGCTGTATCACTGGATGGCCTCGACCGAAGCGGTCCTGGCCGTGGTGGACCGGCTGAACATGTACGGCCTAATCCTGATAGGCCTTGCGCTGTTCGCGGGGGTCGCGGTCCGGTTTGCCGCCGTATCCGGCATCGCCCTGCTGGCGCTGTACTACCTCGCCTACCCCCCCTTTGGCGGCGCTCATGCGGACGGCACGGAGGGCGCCCTTTACCTGGTGAACAGGAATGTTGTCGAGGCCCTGGCGCTGGCGGCGCTCCTTTTCATCGGGGAGCGGGGGTACGGACTGCATGGGCTGGCGGGCATCATCAGGCGGCGGCGGGCGGCCGGTTCGGGGGAGGCCGCGGGCGAATCGCGCCGCGAGGCGCTGAAGCACCTCGCCGCGCTGCCCGTGCTCGGCGTCATGGGATACGGCGCGTCCCGGGAACTTCAGGACACCGGTGTGGACGGGTTCTCCGGGGCGACCATCAAACTGGAGGTGCCGTCCATCGGCAGCCTGGCCGGAACCCTGCCAAAGGGGAAAATCGGCAATTTCGAGATCAGCCGGCTGGTCATGGGGGGCAACCTGATCGGCGGCTGGGCGCACTCGCGCGACCTGATTTATGTGCCCGCCCTCTCCCTGGCGTACAACACGGAAAAGAAAATCTTTGAGACCCTGATGCTGGCGGAGCAGGCGGGCATCAACACCATCAACATCGGGTGGCCCTCCAACCCCGTGCTCCAGAAGTACAAGAAGACCACGGGAAGCAAGATGACGGTCATTTCCCAGGTGGCCCCCGACATGGAGAAGAACGACTACTTCCGCGAGATTAACGCCGCCATGGACTGTGGGGCGGACATCCTCCAGATTCAGGGGAACTGGGTGGACGTGCTGTCCCGGGACAACCAGCTTGATGTGATCGCGAAGATGATGGACAAGATACGCGGCCAGGGCTATGTGGCCGGCCTGGGCGCGCACTCCGTCGAGGGCCTCATACGCTGCGAGGAGCAGGGCCTGGTTCCGGACTACTACATGAAGACCCTGCACCATGACCGGTACTGGTCGGCCCATCCCGTAGAAAACCGGACCTCCTACGAGGTGATGGGTGGAAACTCCCCCGACCACAACAAGTACCACGACAACATGTTCTGCGCCTTCCCCGAAAAGGACGTGGCCTTTGTCGAGCGCGCCAAAATCCCCGTCATGGGGTTCAAGGTCCTCGCGGCGGGCGCCATTGACCCCCGGGACGGGTTCAACTGGGCGCTCCAGCACGGCGCCGACTTCCTCTGCGTGGGCATGTTTGATTTCCAGGTGGTCAACAACGTCAACACCGCCCTCGACGTGCTGGCCAACCTCAAAGACCGCAAACGTCCCTGGTACGGGTGA
- a CDS encoding transporter: MLTDCLTGIRPKPRTVKGKPWPGGISFGRGEWSGAFGDIGTDLPLLVGVILVSGMGPGRVLLVFGLAQILSGLVYRMPMPVQPLKVVAVLVMAQGLQGNVIAGGGLAIGVVMLALTLTGALDFLARLVPVPVVRGIQCGLGVKLALLAAGDYVIGHGAPGILMAFAAVLLLPVMTGRPKIPASLALLALGAAAAWLGGAANGAGWQLPPAVQPWSLPSTADIWAGFILLALPQIPLSLGNSVLATRELAMDWFPEARVSAKKIGFTYSLFNIAIAFVGGVPVCHGAGGIAGHYAFGARTGGSVIVYGGFFALLGACALLGLGNVLALFPLPILGVILAREGLALMGRVRGLGHDPAALATALLVCVLAVFLANGFLAGMVAGTLFFWACRRMSMPGAALPETETE; this comes from the coding sequence AATACGCCCCAAGCCCCGCACGGTCAAAGGCAAACCGTGGCCGGGGGGGATTTCCTTTGGCCGGGGGGAATGGTCGGGCGCATTTGGAGACATCGGCACGGACCTTCCCCTGCTGGTGGGCGTCATCCTGGTTTCCGGCATGGGTCCGGGGCGGGTGCTGCTGGTGTTCGGGCTGGCGCAAATCCTCTCCGGCCTGGTCTACCGCATGCCCATGCCCGTGCAGCCCCTAAAAGTTGTTGCGGTCCTGGTGATGGCCCAGGGCCTCCAGGGCAATGTGATCGCGGGCGGGGGACTCGCCATCGGGGTGGTCATGCTCGCGCTGACACTCACCGGCGCGCTGGACTTCCTGGCGCGGCTGGTTCCGGTGCCGGTGGTGCGCGGAATTCAGTGCGGACTGGGCGTCAAGCTGGCGCTGCTTGCCGCGGGGGACTATGTCATCGGCCATGGCGCGCCGGGCATCCTTATGGCGTTTGCCGCGGTGCTGCTGCTGCCGGTGATGACGGGCCGCCCCAAGATTCCCGCATCGTTGGCCCTTCTGGCGTTGGGCGCGGCGGCGGCATGGCTCGGCGGGGCCGCCAACGGGGCCGGATGGCAACTGCCGCCGGCGGTTCAGCCGTGGTCCCTTCCGTCCACGGCGGACATCTGGGCCGGTTTTATCCTGCTGGCGCTTCCCCAGATTCCCCTGTCGCTGGGCAATTCAGTGCTTGCGACGCGCGAGCTGGCCATGGACTGGTTTCCCGAAGCCCGTGTGTCCGCCAAAAAAATCGGGTTCACGTATTCGCTGTTCAATATTGCCATCGCCTTTGTCGGCGGTGTGCCGGTGTGCCATGGGGCGGGGGGCATCGCGGGGCATTACGCCTTTGGCGCCCGCACCGGGGGTTCCGTGATTGTCTACGGTGGGTTCTTTGCGCTGCTGGGCGCCTGCGCGCTTCTCGGGCTGGGAAATGTTCTGGCGCTGTTTCCGCTCCCCATATTGGGTGTGATTCTGGCCCGGGAAGGGCTCGCGCTCATGGGAAGGGTGCGGGGACTGGGGCATGACCCGGCGGCGCTGGCCACCGCGCTCCTCGTGTGCGTGCTGGCTGTGTTTCTTGCCAACGGGTTCCTGGCGGGCATGGTCGCCGGAACGCTCTTTTTTTGGGCATGCCGCAGGATGAGCATGCCCGGCGCCGCGTTGCCTGAAACGGAAACAGAGTGA
- a CDS encoding carbon-nitrogen hydrolase family protein: MSRQQQPPKDSSLTRRGFMTAGAGMAAGAGMAAAGAAPNKEADAPLGTRDSAIITLVQLTAGEGIAPAIERMPAFFRQAADIGADLVVFPEYVLGHRITPKDDAARRFFALAREHRINAITGCVEAHGDKWSTSAWVVDRGGSLVGRYLKSHPASGPAPHFWPPIGDSASEAQGVLGSEFKVFHLDFGPVGILQCYDGYFPEAWGCTSYMGAEIILWINGRDGMIEDSHCIMAAQCYGCVVGGNITAGFNTGFAGPGCVAPVGGYSDPHEQMRLYPRIKKQGDSCVSAAVNLAELRWKRKHLRTMHQRRPDMYGLLTRDVRMWQDYPEIPWDYPECAELVNKAQL, encoded by the coding sequence ATGAGCCGACAACAGCAGCCCCCAAAAGACAGTTCCCTGACCCGGCGCGGGTTCATGACGGCGGGCGCGGGCATGGCCGCCGGTGCGGGCATGGCCGCCGCCGGTGCGGCCCCCAACAAAGAGGCGGATGCCCCGCTGGGCACGCGCGACAGCGCAATCATCACCCTGGTGCAGTTGACCGCGGGCGAGGGCATTGCCCCCGCCATCGAGCGGATGCCCGCCTTCTTTCGCCAGGCCGCCGACATCGGCGCGGACCTGGTGGTGTTTCCAGAGTATGTGCTGGGGCACCGCATCACCCCGAAGGACGACGCGGCGCGGCGCTTCTTCGCCCTGGCGCGGGAGCATCGCATCAACGCAATCACCGGCTGCGTCGAGGCGCACGGGGACAAGTGGTCCACCAGCGCGTGGGTGGTGGACCGGGGCGGCAGCCTCGTGGGGCGGTACCTGAAGAGCCATCCGGCGTCCGGGCCCGCGCCGCATTTCTGGCCGCCCATCGGAGACTCTGCCAGCGAGGCGCAGGGCGTGCTCGGGAGCGAGTTCAAGGTGTTCCACCTCGACTTCGGCCCCGTGGGCATACTGCAGTGCTACGACGGCTACTTCCCCGAGGCCTGGGGCTGCACCTCCTACATGGGCGCGGAAATCATCCTGTGGATCAACGGCCGGGACGGCATGATCGAGGACTCGCACTGCATCATGGCCGCCCAGTGCTACGGATGCGTGGTCGGCGGCAACATCACCGCGGGCTTCAACACCGGATTCGCCGGACCCGGCTGCGTGGCCCCCGTTGGCGGTTACAGCGACCCCCACGAGCAGATGCGCCTCTATCCCCGCATCAAGAAACAGGGCGACTCCTGCGTCAGCGCCGCCGTCAACCTCGCCGAACTGCGCTGGAAGCGCAAGCACCTGCGCACCATGCACCAGCGCCGTCCCGACATGTACGGACTACTCACCCGCGACGTGCGCATGTGGCAGGACTACCCCGAAATCCCCTGGGATTACCCCGAGTGCGCGGAACTGGTGAACAAGGCCCAGTTGTGA
- a CDS encoding molybdenum cofactor synthesis protein — translation MAVHARESVFAAAARGTVASLNVSESKGTCKTPVSEVQVTELGFAGDAHAGGWGRQVSLLSLESVGRFGGIVGKEYKPGDFAENITTMGLALEKTALLDRFSAADVELEVTQLGKKCHGKGCAIFQGAGKCLMPTEGIFTRVRRGGTLRGGDEILHHPKRLRVRVITLSDRASRGVYEDRSGPRIVELLGSLFGGKPWEMDTDTRLLPDDPRLLDEELRGACLDGLDAVFTTGGTGIGPRDWTPDVVTAMADKTIPGIMEAVRMKYGAENPAALLSRSVAAVAGATLIYTLPGSVRAVEEYLGEIAKTFNHLLLTVHGIDSH, via the coding sequence ATGGCGGTTCACGCGCGGGAAAGTGTTTTTGCGGCAGCGGCCAGGGGGACGGTGGCGTCATTAAACGTCTCGGAGTCCAAGGGCACCTGCAAAACGCCGGTTTCCGAGGTGCAGGTGACGGAGCTGGGGTTTGCCGGGGACGCCCATGCGGGCGGCTGGGGCAGGCAGGTCAGCCTGCTCTCCCTGGAAAGCGTGGGGCGCTTCGGCGGCATCGTCGGAAAAGAGTACAAGCCGGGCGATTTTGCCGAGAACATCACAACCATGGGGCTTGCGCTGGAAAAGACGGCCCTGCTTGACCGGTTCAGCGCCGCCGATGTGGAGCTTGAAGTCACCCAGTTGGGCAAAAAATGCCACGGCAAGGGCTGCGCCATCTTCCAGGGGGCGGGCAAATGCCTGATGCCCACGGAGGGGATTTTCACCCGCGTGCGAAGGGGCGGAACCCTGCGCGGGGGGGATGAGATACTCCACCACCCCAAACGGCTTCGTGTCCGTGTGATCACCCTGAGCGACCGCGCAAGCCGCGGGGTGTATGAGGACCGGAGCGGGCCCAGGATTGTGGAGCTGCTGGGAAGCCTGTTTGGCGGAAAACCGTGGGAAATGGACACGGACACGCGGCTGCTGCCGGACGACCCGCGGCTGCTGGACGAGGAACTGCGCGGGGCCTGCCTGGACGGCCTGGACGCGGTGTTCACCACCGGCGGCACGGGAATCGGGCCCAGGGACTGGACCCCCGATGTGGTCACCGCCATGGCCGACAAGACGATACCGGGGATCATGGAGGCCGTCCGGATGAAATACGGCGCGGAAAACCCCGCCGCACTGCTCAGCCGGTCCGTGGCCGCAGTCGCGGGCGCCACCCTGATTTACACGCTTCCCGGCTCCGTCCGGGCCGTGGAGGAATACCTGGGCGAAATCGCCAAGACCTTTAATCATCTTCTTCTGACCGTCCACGGCATTGACAGCCACTGA
- the moaC gene encoding cyclic pyranopterin monophosphate synthase MoaC, with product MRKLSHLNSQGRAVMVDVGNKEVQRRNAVAGGKIRLAGETVALIRDSLLKKGDVLCVAEIAGIQAAKRTAGLIPLCHPLPLTDIKVTATLEDDGVRVTGSVSCLGRTGVEMEALTAVSAALLTVYDMCKAVDKHMVIGDIALLKKTKQPAGGR from the coding sequence ATGCGCAAACTGTCGCATTTGAACAGCCAGGGCCGCGCCGTCATGGTGGATGTGGGGAACAAGGAGGTCCAGCGGCGAAACGCCGTAGCCGGGGGGAAGATCCGTCTGGCCGGGGAAACGGTGGCGCTTATCCGGGACAGTCTTCTGAAGAAAGGGGACGTTTTGTGTGTCGCGGAAATCGCGGGGATACAGGCGGCCAAGCGGACCGCCGGCTTGATCCCACTCTGCCATCCGCTACCCCTGACGGACATCAAAGTGACCGCGACCCTGGAGGATGACGGGGTTAGGGTGACGGGGAGTGTGTCCTGTCTGGGGAGGACGGGCGTGGAGATGGAGGCGCTCACCGCCGTCAGCGCCGCGCTGCTGACGGTGTATGACATGTGCAAGGCCGTTGACAAGCACATGGTGATCGGGGACATCGCCCTTTTGAAGAAGACCAAGCAACCGGCTGGAGGGCGCTGA
- the moaA gene encoding GTP 3',8-cyclase MoaA, producing the protein MAAAAKTVKSVESGMLRDGCGRVHDYLRIAVTDRCNLRCLYCMPSGVKCAAPAETLLTDDEIVRISRLFARLGVVKIRLTGGEPLLRPGISGLAARLAAVSGIHTVAVTTNGLRLAEKVRALRDAGVRGINVSLDSLRPERFRRIAGHDGLARVLDGIAAALDCGIQPLKINMVVMGGLNDDELLDFVELTRNSPACVRFIEFMPFPGNPWCDAQVVPHAAMRKAIESRHPLETVSGTVRGRVAKEFRVPGFRGSLGFITPMTDHFCGGCSRLRLTADGSLKTCLFHAPEFSLRDAMRGGADDGDLADMVQSALKGKPRAHAEGAVLVAGGGRSMFQIGG; encoded by the coding sequence ATGGCGGCGGCGGCCAAAACAGTCAAATCGGTTGAGTCCGGCATGTTGCGCGACGGATGCGGCCGCGTTCATGACTATCTGCGCATTGCCGTGACGGACCGGTGCAACCTGCGGTGCCTGTACTGCATGCCCTCCGGTGTCAAATGCGCGGCGCCGGCCGAAACGCTGCTCACGGATGATGAGATTGTCCGGATCAGCCGCCTGTTCGCGCGGCTCGGGGTGGTCAAAATCCGCCTGACCGGCGGGGAGCCGCTGCTGCGGCCGGGGATTTCCGGCCTTGCGGCCAGACTCGCCGCCGTTTCCGGCATACACACGGTCGCCGTGACGACCAACGGGCTGCGCCTCGCCGAAAAGGTCCGCGCGCTCCGGGACGCCGGCGTGCGCGGAATCAATGTGAGCCTGGACAGTCTGCGCCCGGAGCGTTTCCGGCGGATTGCCGGCCATGACGGCCTGGCGCGCGTGCTGGACGGAATCGCGGCGGCGCTTGACTGCGGGATTCAGCCCCTCAAAATCAACATGGTGGTGATGGGCGGGCTGAACGACGATGAATTGTTGGACTTTGTGGAGCTCACCCGCAACAGCCCGGCATGCGTCAGGTTTATCGAGTTCATGCCGTTTCCGGGAAATCCCTGGTGCGACGCGCAGGTGGTCCCCCATGCGGCCATGCGGAAAGCCATCGAGTCCCGGCACCCCCTTGAGACGGTTTCCGGCACAGTCCGGGGGCGGGTCGCGAAAGAGTTCAGGGTGCCCGGTTTCAGGGGGTCCCTCGGCTTCATCACGCCGATGACGGACCATTTCTGCGGGGGCTGCTCCAGGCTCCGGCTCACTGCGGACGGTTCCCTGAAGACCTGCCTTTTTCATGCGCCCGAATTCAGCCTGCGCGACGCGATGCGCGGCGGGGCGGATGACGGGGACCTGGCGGACATGGTCCAGAGCGCGCTGAAGGGCAAGCCGCGCGCCCATGCGGAGGGCGCCGTCCTGGTCGCGGGGGGAGGCAGGAGCATGTTTCAGATTGGCGGTTGA
- a CDS encoding O-antigen ligase family protein, with product MTPHSDTVAGGRLARLLNTPLFPGVGGLCLALFLLAWPWEIFQRLPFVGTAVYAAAAGVILSVGGEWRQESMLQKYGRDYFLAIRGFIGPILLLALACAQSAVHSHDIHATMGLLEQYGFYLALFLAALPLLRSPEDNAAAWRLLACSAALVAALALACAAGWLTPALAGTQEYFGRRLTEDVRFGAFVRIAAATPDFNQAILPMLLSLPAAALLFMRRGDGGGLPRFAVPVLMVALLAGGVLVSFSRSGLIAVAALGAAALAWRFRAAGRRHPWRTAGLALSVALAAVALLHAGGYLEMLVFRALRGFNSPDPSYRSRLYVFGLAWKLLPEFWFLGCGLGAAPEVIGRAADPRLWMGTAIHSMPFLMLFETGILGLAGYFWFWGALFRRIWTGLLRSDDPERRRLGMVLAATAAVLFWMLAIQPFQALSLFPVLAAMLAAPCAPQEAETAQTNLGHVFSRAGRPCHTKRRPWGVALGTAALAALVAWNITQYHRTIARVDAYAKALEGGMAAELRGDWDGAEVKYREALDITGAAKEHPRILDPVQSIEKIKDMFALSEVGEPIKHLPYYGEAVKAADLGFLLERLPGAGVVEIPGSVALFSMARAAYGRGDFAAALELLDTCTNASIEAFVWPELWHALGDARWRAGKHSSALWPWQMAAEMAPDAPPRHALSPKPPFTEVLADMDAEYQWLEAEGDGGTLPRRMMLLARMGRSDTAVEKLAVAWPAGLEEEQAFWRGVLTECDGNVPQQPATEPVQ from the coding sequence GTGACGCCGCACAGTGACACGGTTGCGGGGGGCCGCCTCGCACGGCTGTTGAACACGCCGCTCTTTCCCGGCGTGGGCGGGCTCTGTTTGGCCCTGTTTCTCCTGGCGTGGCCGTGGGAAATTTTCCAGCGGCTGCCCTTCGTCGGCACAGCCGTCTATGCCGCGGCGGCGGGGGTCATCCTCTCCGTCGGGGGCGAATGGCGGCAAGAATCCATGCTTCAGAAATATGGCCGCGACTACTTTCTGGCCATTCGTGGGTTCATCGGCCCCATTTTGCTGCTGGCCCTCGCCTGCGCCCAGTCCGCCGTGCATTCCCATGACATCCACGCCACCATGGGACTGCTCGAACAGTACGGTTTTTATCTGGCGCTTTTCCTGGCCGCCCTGCCGCTGCTCCGCAGCCCGGAGGACAACGCCGCCGCATGGCGGCTCCTCGCCTGCTCCGCCGCGCTGGTGGCGGCGCTGGCCTTGGCCTGCGCGGCGGGATGGCTCACCCCGGCCCTGGCGGGCACCCAGGAGTATTTCGGGCGGCGCCTCACGGAGGACGTGCGCTTCGGCGCCTTTGTCCGCATCGCGGCGGCCACGCCGGACTTCAACCAGGCCATCCTGCCCATGCTGCTCTCCCTGCCCGCCGCGGCGCTGCTCTTCATGCGGCGCGGCGACGGGGGCGGCCTTCCGCGCTTTGCCGTTCCAGTCTTGATGGTCGCGCTGCTGGCCGGGGGCGTGCTGGTCTCTTTCTCGCGGAGCGGACTCATCGCCGTGGCGGCGCTGGGCGCGGCGGCGCTGGCATGGCGTTTCCGCGCGGCGGGGCGGCGCCACCCGTGGCGGACGGCGGGGCTGGCGCTGTCCGTTGCGCTGGCCGCGGTGGCGCTCCTCCACGCCGGGGGCTATCTGGAGATGCTCGTCTTCCGCGCCCTGCGCGGGTTCAACAGCCCCGACCCCTCGTACCGTTCACGGCTCTACGTGTTCGGCCTGGCGTGGAAACTCCTGCCGGAGTTCTGGTTCCTGGGCTGCGGGCTGGGGGCGGCGCCTGAGGTCATCGGCCGGGCGGCGGACCCGCGCCTGTGGATGGGCACCGCCATTCACAGCATGCCCTTCCTGATGCTCTTCGAGACGGGCATCCTGGGGCTCGCGGGGTACTTCTGGTTCTGGGGCGCCCTCTTCCGCCGCATCTGGACAGGGCTGCTGCGCTCGGACGATCCGGAACGGCGGCGGCTGGGCATGGTCCTTGCCGCGACGGCGGCGGTCCTCTTCTGGATGCTGGCCATCCAGCCCTTCCAGGCGCTCTCCCTCTTTCCCGTGCTGGCCGCCATGCTGGCCGCGCCCTGCGCCCCGCAGGAGGCGGAGACCGCGCAGACCAATCTTGGACATGTTTTTTCACGGGCGGGACGCCCGTGCCACACCAAAAGGCGGCCCTGGGGCGTCGCGCTGGGGACGGCGGCGCTCGCGGCGCTTGTGGCTTGGAACATCACCCAGTACCACCGGACCATCGCCCGGGTGGACGCCTACGCCAAGGCCCTTGAGGGGGGCATGGCGGCGGAACTGCGCGGCGACTGGGACGGCGCGGAGGTGAAATACCGGGAGGCTCTGGACATTACCGGGGCGGCAAAAGAACATCCGCGCATCCTGGACCCCGTCCAGTCCATCGAGAAAATTAAGGACATGTTCGCTTTGTCCGAGGTGGGAGAGCCCATTAAACATCTGCCCTATTACGGCGAGGCCGTGAAGGCGGCGGACCTCGGCTTTCTGCTGGAGCGGCTGCCCGGCGCCGGGGTGGTCGAAATCCCCGGCTCGGTGGCCCTTTTTAGCATGGCCCGCGCGGCTTATGGACGCGGCGACTTTGCCGCTGCGCTTGAGTTGCTGGACACCTGCACAAATGCGTCCATAGAGGCGTTCGTTTGGCCGGAGCTTTGGCATGCCCTGGGGGATGCCCGATGGCGGGCCGGAAAACACAGCAGTGCCTTGTGGCCTTGGCAGATGGCGGCGGAAATGGCGCCGGACGCGCCGCCCCGGCACGCCCTGTCGCCGAAACCGCCCTTCACGGAGGTGCTGGCGGACATGGACGCGGAATACCAGTGGCTGGAGGCGGAGGGGGACGGCGGAACCCTTCCCCGCCGCATGATGCTGCTGGCTCGGATGGGCCGATCCGACACGGCTGTGGAGAAACTGGCGGTGGCCTGGCCCGCCGGTCTTGAAGAGGAACAGGCGTTCTGGCGGGGGGTGCTGACGGAATGCGACGGCAACGTGCCGCAGCAACCCGCAACGGAGCCAGTGCAGTGA